A window of Dickeya zeae NCPPB 2538 contains these coding sequences:
- the apaH gene encoding bis(5'-nucleosyl)-tetraphosphatase (symmetrical) ApaH produces the protein MATYLIGDVHGCAVELKALLAQVAFNPESDTLWLTGDLVARGPDSLDVLRYVRSLGDSVRMVLGNHDLHLLAVYAGISRNKPKDRLDPLLSAPDADDLINWLRRQPLLQVDEERKLVMAHAGITPQWDLDTAKMCAREVEAILSSDSYPLFLDAMYGDMPNHWSPELSGLARLRFSTNVFTRMRYCFSGGQLDMLCKEAPSQAPSLLKPWFALPGPVPTEYAIAFGHWASLEGKGTPEGIYALDTGCCWGGALTCLRWDDKRYFTQPSLSSNTEFSGDIALNG, from the coding sequence ATGGCTACCTATCTTATTGGCGACGTTCACGGCTGTGCCGTCGAGCTCAAAGCGTTGCTGGCGCAAGTTGCGTTTAACCCTGAGAGCGATACGCTGTGGCTGACCGGCGATCTGGTCGCGCGTGGCCCCGATTCGCTGGACGTGCTGCGCTATGTGCGCTCATTGGGCGATTCAGTACGTATGGTGCTCGGCAACCACGATCTCCATCTCCTGGCGGTATACGCGGGTATCAGTCGCAATAAACCCAAAGATCGTCTGGATCCGCTGCTGTCGGCACCGGACGCGGACGACTTGATCAACTGGCTGCGACGCCAGCCGCTGCTGCAGGTAGATGAAGAACGTAAGCTGGTGATGGCCCACGCCGGTATCACGCCGCAATGGGATCTGGACACCGCCAAAATGTGCGCGAGAGAAGTCGAAGCGATCCTCAGCAGCGACAGCTACCCGCTGTTTCTGGATGCGATGTACGGCGACATGCCAAACCATTGGAGCCCGGAATTGAGTGGGCTGGCGCGTTTGCGCTTTAGTACCAACGTATTTACCCGCATGCGCTACTGCTTTTCAGGCGGTCAGCTCGATATGCTGTGTAAAGAGGCGCCCTCACAGGCACCGTCGCTGCTTAAGCCCTGGTTTGCACTACCGGGCCCGGTTCCAACCGAATACGCTATTGCGTTTGGTCACTGGGCATCATTGGAAGGAAAAGGCACACCGGAAGGTATCTACGCGCTGGATACCGGCTGCTGCTGGGGTGGCGCACTCACTTGTTTGCGTTGGGACGATAAGCGCTATTTCACGCAACCGTCACTCTCATCCAATACCGAGTTTTCTGGCGATATCGCGCTGAACGGATAA
- the apaG gene encoding Co2+/Mg2+ efflux protein ApaG encodes MMNAPRVCIQVQSFYVEAQSQPEEGRFVFAYTITIRNLGRHDVKLLSRYWMITNGNGKQTEVQGEGVIGLQPVIQPGSEFQYTSGAILETPMGTMEGHYQMIDHQGETFQVPITVFRLAIPSLIH; translated from the coding sequence ATGATGAATGCGCCCCGAGTGTGTATACAGGTTCAGAGCTTCTATGTGGAAGCGCAATCTCAGCCAGAAGAAGGCCGTTTCGTCTTCGCGTATACCATCACCATCCGCAATCTCGGTCGTCATGACGTCAAACTGCTTAGCCGCTACTGGATGATTACCAACGGCAACGGCAAACAAACTGAAGTACAGGGTGAAGGCGTGATCGGCCTGCAACCTGTCATTCAGCCGGGCAGCGAATTCCAGTATACCAGCGGAGCCATTCTGGAAACGCCGATGGGCACCATGGAAGGTCATTACCAGATGATTGATCATCAGGGTGAAACATTTCAGGTTCCCATTACGGTATTCCGCCTGGCCATTCCCTCACTGATACATTGA
- the pdxA gene encoding 4-hydroxythreonine-4-phosphate dehydrogenase PdxA, with product MSVETQVQRVVITPGEPAGIGPDVVVALAQQSWPVELVVCADAELLLSRALALKLPLTLREYQPHLAAQPQAAGTLTLLPVATDATVVPGQLDVANSRYVLDTLARACDGCLKGDFAALITGPVHKGIINESGIAFSGHTEFFAERSHCTRVVMMLATEELRVALATTHLPLKAVSDAITRDSLHEVITILHQDLQRKFGLAQPVIYVCGLNPHAGEGGHMGREELDVIIPALDELRQSGIQLVGPLPADTLFQPKYLEHADAVLAMYHDQGLPVLKYQGFGRAVNITLGLPFIRTSVDHGTALELAGRGQADPGSFRTALNLALHMIANLNE from the coding sequence ATGTCCGTTGAAACGCAGGTTCAGCGAGTCGTGATTACCCCCGGCGAACCCGCCGGGATTGGTCCCGATGTGGTTGTTGCGCTGGCTCAGCAAAGCTGGCCGGTGGAACTGGTGGTATGCGCCGATGCTGAGCTGTTGTTAAGCCGTGCACTGGCGCTGAAACTCCCGCTGACCTTGCGTGAATACCAACCGCACCTGGCGGCACAGCCGCAAGCGGCTGGCACGTTGACGTTGCTGCCGGTTGCCACCGACGCTACCGTGGTGCCAGGACAATTGGACGTGGCGAACAGCCGCTATGTGCTCGATACGCTGGCCCGCGCCTGTGATGGTTGTCTGAAAGGCGATTTTGCCGCGCTGATCACCGGGCCGGTACACAAAGGCATTATCAACGAGTCAGGTATTGCGTTTTCCGGTCACACGGAGTTTTTCGCCGAGCGCAGTCACTGCACGCGCGTGGTGATGATGCTAGCAACCGAAGAACTGCGCGTTGCGCTGGCGACCACCCATCTGCCGCTAAAAGCAGTATCGGATGCTATCACCCGCGACAGTCTGCACGAAGTGATTACCATTCTGCATCAGGATTTGCAGCGCAAGTTCGGCCTCGCCCAACCAGTCATCTACGTCTGTGGTTTGAACCCACACGCTGGCGAAGGTGGCCATATGGGGCGTGAAGAACTGGATGTCATTATTCCCGCGCTAGATGAGCTGCGTCAGTCTGGTATTCAACTGGTTGGCCCGCTGCCTGCCGACACCTTATTCCAACCCAAGTACCTCGAACACGCCGACGCTGTGCTGGCGATGTATCACGACCAGGGTTTGCCGGTACTGAAATATCAGGGCTTTGGTCGAGCCGTCAACATCACGCTGGGGCTGCCGTTTATCCGCACGTCCGTCGATCACGGCACCGCACTGGAACTTGCCGGTCGCGGTCAGGCCGATCCGGGCAGCTTCCGCACTGCATTGAATCTCGCTCTACATATGATTGCTAACCTTAATGAATAA
- the folA gene encoding type 3 dihydrofolate reductase, whose amino-acid sequence MVISLIAALAVDRVIGMENAMPWHLPADLAWFKRNTLNKPVIMGRNTFRSIGRPLPGRLNIVVSSQPGDDDRVTWATSLDAALAAAGDVEEVMVIGGGSIYQQMLPQAGRLYLTHIDAEVEGDTHFPDYEPDEWVSTFSEFHDADEQNSHSYCFEILDRR is encoded by the coding sequence ATGGTGATTAGTTTGATTGCCGCACTGGCAGTGGATCGTGTGATCGGAATGGAGAACGCCATGCCGTGGCACCTGCCAGCTGATTTGGCGTGGTTTAAGCGCAACACACTCAACAAACCGGTGATTATGGGGCGTAATACGTTCCGCTCTATCGGGCGGCCGCTGCCGGGACGACTGAACATTGTGGTGAGCAGTCAACCGGGCGACGATGACCGGGTAACCTGGGCGACGTCGCTGGACGCGGCGCTGGCAGCCGCTGGCGACGTGGAAGAAGTGATGGTGATCGGCGGAGGCAGCATTTATCAGCAGATGCTGCCGCAAGCAGGCCGCCTGTATCTGACCCATATTGACGCTGAGGTAGAAGGCGATACCCATTTCCCGGATTACGAACCGGATGAGTGGGTATCGACGTTCAGTGAATTCCATGATGCCGATGAGCAAAACTCTCACAGTTATTGCTTCGAAATCCTCGACCGTCGCTAA
- the lptD gene encoding LPS assembly protein LptD yields the protein MTPLMTEHQIPRMKKSFPTLLASLIGSALYSQHALADLASQCMSGVPVYNRPLVTGDTSQLPVHIKADQSQANYPDSALFTGNVNVEQGNRVLTADQVQLHQKQQAGQADPVRTVTAIGNVHYDDNQVILKGPRAWSNLNTKDTDVEDGDYQMVGRQGRGDADKMKQRENNRYTILDHGSFTSCLPGDDSWSVVGSEVIQDRQEEVAEIWNARFRIAGVPVFYSPYMQLPIGNKRRSGFLIPNAKYGRSNGFELVTPYYWNIAPNYDATITPHVQTNRGMQWQNEFRYLSSAGLGLVEFDWLPDDRQYKNDVLSGKSGYAPDDNYTRWLFHWQHFGVMDQVWRFSADYTKVSDPNYFTDLDSFYGNTTDGYATQKFSLGYANQNWDATVSTRQYQIFSNLSSRDIYRALPQLDMNYYQNDIGPFDLHLYGQAVKFTNINPSLPDATRLHFEPTISMPVSNQWASLNTEAKLMATHYQQENLDAYNASNPDSPLKSSVNRVMPQFKTDGKMVFERDMDWAKGYTQTLEPRVQYLYVPYRNQSDIRAYDSTLLQADYAGLFRDRTFSGLDRIASANQVSSGVTTRLYDNALEERFNASLGQIYYFDRPRTGTNSSLDQNDERGSLNWAGDAYWKFADNWGLRGGAQYDERLKSVTLGDAILEYRGGGERMFQLNYRFASSEYIQAMLPDITNPGFQQGISQVGATASWPLSDRWAIVGAYYYDTKANQPADQLVGLQYNTCCWAVNVGYERKITKWNSTTNQSVYDSKIGFSFELRGLSSNYNLGTDKMLRNSILPYQRAF from the coding sequence ATGACGCCCTTGATGACGGAACACCAGATACCGCGTATGAAAAAAAGTTTTCCAACCCTGCTGGCCTCATTAATTGGGTCGGCGCTGTACAGCCAGCATGCGCTGGCCGATCTCGCCTCTCAGTGTATGTCGGGCGTTCCTGTATACAATCGTCCGCTGGTCACCGGGGACACCAGTCAGTTGCCGGTTCACATCAAAGCGGATCAGTCACAGGCCAACTACCCCGACAGCGCCTTATTTACCGGCAATGTGAACGTCGAGCAGGGTAATCGCGTACTGACCGCAGACCAGGTGCAGCTGCATCAGAAACAACAGGCGGGTCAGGCCGACCCTGTCCGCACTGTCACGGCTATCGGTAACGTGCATTACGATGATAATCAGGTCATTCTGAAAGGCCCGCGCGCCTGGTCCAACCTCAACACCAAGGATACCGACGTCGAAGACGGCGACTACCAGATGGTCGGGCGCCAGGGTCGCGGCGATGCCGACAAGATGAAACAGCGCGAGAACAACCGCTATACCATTCTGGATCATGGCTCATTTACATCCTGCCTGCCAGGTGATGATAGCTGGAGCGTCGTCGGTTCGGAAGTGATTCAGGACCGGCAGGAGGAAGTCGCCGAAATCTGGAACGCCCGTTTTCGCATCGCGGGTGTCCCGGTATTCTACAGCCCTTACATGCAACTCCCGATTGGCAACAAGCGTCGCTCCGGTTTCCTGATCCCCAACGCGAAATACGGCAGGAGTAACGGGTTTGAGTTGGTCACACCTTATTACTGGAATATCGCGCCCAACTACGACGCCACCATCACGCCGCATGTACAGACCAATCGCGGCATGCAGTGGCAGAACGAATTCCGTTATCTGTCGAGCGCGGGCTTAGGCCTGGTCGAATTTGACTGGTTGCCGGACGACAGACAATACAAAAACGACGTGTTATCAGGTAAATCAGGTTATGCGCCTGATGATAATTACACCCGCTGGCTGTTCCACTGGCAGCATTTCGGCGTGATGGATCAGGTGTGGCGCTTTAGTGCTGACTATACCAAGGTCAGCGATCCAAATTATTTCACCGATCTGGATTCGTTTTACGGTAATACCACCGACGGTTACGCCACCCAGAAATTCAGCCTGGGTTACGCCAACCAAAACTGGGATGCCACCGTCTCGACACGTCAGTACCAGATATTCAGCAATCTGTCTTCCCGCGATATTTATCGAGCGCTGCCGCAGCTCGATATGAATTACTATCAGAATGATATCGGCCCCTTCGATCTGCACCTTTATGGTCAGGCGGTAAAATTTACCAATATTAACCCCAGCCTGCCTGACGCGACCCGTCTGCATTTCGAGCCGACAATTTCTATGCCGGTTTCCAATCAGTGGGCCAGCCTGAATACCGAAGCCAAGCTGATGGCCACCCACTATCAGCAGGAAAATCTGGATGCCTATAACGCCAGCAACCCGGACTCGCCATTAAAAAGTAGCGTCAACCGTGTCATGCCGCAGTTCAAAACCGATGGCAAGATGGTGTTCGAACGCGATATGGACTGGGCGAAAGGCTATACCCAAACGCTCGAGCCCCGAGTGCAGTATTTATATGTGCCATACCGTAATCAGTCTGATATTCGCGCCTATGACTCCACCTTGTTGCAGGCAGACTACGCCGGGTTATTCCGTGACCGTACCTTCAGCGGCCTGGATCGCATCGCGTCTGCGAACCAGGTATCGAGCGGGGTGACAACGCGGTTGTATGACAATGCGCTCGAAGAGCGTTTCAATGCGTCACTAGGGCAGATTTATTATTTTGATCGCCCACGCACCGGTACCAACTCGAGTCTCGACCAGAATGATGAGCGCGGCAGCCTGAACTGGGCGGGGGACGCCTACTGGAAATTTGCCGACAACTGGGGTCTGCGTGGTGGCGCACAATACGATGAACGTCTCAAAAGCGTTACCCTCGGCGACGCTATTCTTGAATACCGTGGCGGTGGTGAGCGTATGTTCCAGTTGAATTACCGTTTCGCCAGCTCAGAGTATATTCAGGCCATGCTGCCAGACATCACAAACCCCGGTTTCCAGCAAGGCATATCTCAGGTTGGTGCCACAGCCAGTTGGCCGTTGTCCGATCGCTGGGCTATCGTGGGTGCTTATTACTATGACACCAAGGCCAATCAACCCGCTGACCAGTTAGTGGGCCTGCAGTACAACACCTGCTGTTGGGCGGTCAACGTGGGCTATGAACGCAAGATAACCAAATGGAATAGCACCACCAATCAGAGCGTCTACGACAGCAAGATTGGCTTCAGCTTCGAATTGCGTGGCCTGAGCAGCAATTACAATCTGGGAACGGACAAAATGCTGAGAAACAGCATATTGCCTTACCAGCGTGCGTTCTGA
- a CDS encoding LysE family translocator encodes MLETSLFVATIAALGMISPGPDFFLVIKNAVRYPRLAAMMTTVGVIAGVATHMAYCVAGLAVVITTTPWLFSLLKYVGAAYLIWLGIQALCSRGGSKLDLSGLTPQRVGLWKAFLQGYLCNLLNPKATLFFLAVFTQVLGLNSSMGEKLWYAGIILGLTLIWWPLLVILIQSEPVRRGLTKAQKLIDKLLGGVLITLGIKVALS; translated from the coding sequence ATGCTTGAAACCTCTTTATTCGTGGCGACCATCGCTGCACTGGGGATGATATCTCCCGGCCCGGACTTTTTTCTGGTGATCAAAAACGCGGTACGTTACCCACGGCTGGCCGCCATGATGACCACTGTCGGTGTTATCGCGGGTGTCGCCACCCATATGGCGTATTGTGTCGCCGGTCTGGCGGTCGTCATCACCACCACGCCCTGGCTATTCAGCCTGCTGAAATATGTCGGTGCCGCTTACCTGATCTGGCTGGGCATTCAGGCACTGTGCTCACGCGGCGGCAGTAAACTGGATTTGTCCGGCCTGACGCCACAGCGCGTTGGATTGTGGAAAGCCTTCCTCCAGGGCTATCTCTGCAACCTGCTGAACCCGAAAGCAACACTGTTTTTTCTGGCGGTATTCACCCAGGTGTTGGGGCTGAACTCCAGCATGGGGGAAAAGTTGTGGTACGCCGGGATAATCCTGGGATTGACGCTGATCTGGTGGCCGCTACTGGTTATTCTGATTCAGAGCGAACCAGTACGTCGCGGTCTGACCAAAGCGCAAAAGCTGATCGACAAACTGCTTGGTGGCGTGTTGATTACGCTGGGCATCAAAGTTGCCTTAAGCTAA
- the rsmA gene encoding 16S rRNA (adenine(1518)-N(6)/adenine(1519)-N(6))-dimethyltransferase RsmA, translating to MNNRVHQGHFARKRFGQNFLNDQFVIDSIVSAIHPQPGQAMVEIGPGLGALTIPVGERIDRFTVVELDRDLAARLEVHPTLKDKLTIIQQDAMTVDFAALSQQAGQPLRVFGNLPYNISTPLMFHLFSYTQAIHDMHFMLQKEVVNRLVAGPNSKAYGRLSVMAQYYCQVIPVLEVPPTAFKPAPKVDSAVVRLVPHTASPYPAVDTRILSRITTEAFNQRRKTLRNSLGNLFTPEQLTALEVDPNTRAENVTIAQYCRLAEWLTAHPTSQE from the coding sequence ATGAATAATCGCGTCCATCAAGGCCACTTCGCGCGTAAGCGCTTTGGCCAGAATTTTCTCAACGATCAGTTCGTGATCGACAGTATTGTTTCCGCCATCCACCCGCAGCCGGGTCAGGCCATGGTGGAAATCGGCCCCGGTCTGGGGGCGTTAACTATTCCTGTCGGCGAACGTATCGACCGCTTTACCGTCGTCGAACTGGACCGCGATCTGGCCGCCCGGCTGGAAGTGCATCCGACGCTCAAGGACAAGCTGACCATCATCCAGCAGGACGCGATGACAGTGGACTTTGCCGCACTGTCACAACAGGCGGGACAACCGCTGCGGGTTTTTGGTAACCTGCCGTATAATATTTCGACACCGCTGATGTTCCACCTGTTCAGCTATACTCAGGCTATTCACGACATGCACTTCATGTTGCAAAAAGAAGTGGTCAACCGGCTGGTGGCAGGGCCAAACAGCAAGGCTTATGGTCGTCTGAGTGTGATGGCGCAGTACTATTGTCAGGTTATTCCGGTGCTTGAAGTGCCGCCGACCGCCTTCAAACCGGCCCCCAAAGTGGATTCTGCGGTAGTGCGGTTGGTACCGCACACGGCATCGCCTTATCCGGCTGTGGATACCCGTATCCTGAGCCGGATTACCACGGAAGCCTTTAATCAGCGACGTAAAACGCTGCGTAACAGTCTGGGTAACCTGTTCACGCCAGAGCAATTGACGGCACTGGAAGTGGACCCTAACACCCGGGCTGAAAACGTCACTATTGCGCAATATTGCCGTCTGGCCGAGTGGCTGACCGCGCACCCCACATCGCAGGAATAA
- a CDS encoding threonine/serine ThrE exporter family protein produces MVNETTQQRDITRLCIQCALLLLQHGAESMLVEQLSSRLGVALGMDAVESSISANAIVLTTIMQGHCLTSTRKNVDRGINMHVVTEVQRVVIMAEHKLLDVAGVAKRFSHIKPLRYPRWLMVTIVALSCGCFSRLNGGGWDAFLVTLIASGMAMYVRQVLTARHLNPLINFCITAFVATSVSGLLMRVPGLEHSSSVAMAASVLLLVPGFPLINAVADMFKGHVNTGLARWTMASLLTLSTCIGVVTAMVIWGLHGW; encoded by the coding sequence ATGGTAAATGAAACCACACAGCAGCGGGATATTACCCGATTGTGTATTCAGTGCGCACTGCTGCTGTTGCAGCATGGTGCGGAAAGTATGTTGGTCGAGCAACTTTCGTCACGACTTGGTGTGGCACTGGGCATGGACGCGGTAGAAAGCTCGATTTCGGCTAACGCAATAGTGCTGACCACCATTATGCAGGGGCATTGCCTGACATCCACCCGTAAAAATGTGGACAGAGGCATCAACATGCATGTGGTGACGGAAGTGCAGCGTGTTGTGATCATGGCAGAACATAAACTGCTGGATGTGGCGGGTGTGGCAAAGCGCTTTAGTCATATTAAACCGTTGCGTTACCCGCGTTGGCTGATGGTGACCATCGTGGCGTTGTCGTGCGGCTGTTTTAGCCGTTTAAACGGCGGCGGTTGGGATGCGTTTCTGGTGACGCTGATTGCCAGCGGCATGGCGATGTATGTTCGCCAGGTTTTGACCGCCCGGCACCTTAATCCGTTGATCAATTTCTGTATTACCGCATTTGTGGCGACGTCGGTATCCGGGTTGCTGATGCGTGTGCCCGGCCTTGAACACAGCTCCTCCGTGGCGATGGCGGCGAGCGTGTTGTTGCTGGTACCTGGTTTTCCGCTGATCAATGCGGTCGCCGATATGTTTAAAGGCCATGTGAACACCGGGTTGGCACGCTGGACGATGGCCAGCCTGCTGACGCTGTCGACCTGTATTGGTGTGGTAACGGCAATGGTGATATGGGGGCTGCACGGATGGTGA
- the surA gene encoding peptidylprolyl isomerase SurA, with protein sequence MKNWRALVLGLALSANMAFAAPQEVNKIAAVVDNSVVLESDINSLLQSVKLNAQEAGQQLPDDATLRHQILERLIMDNIIMQMAQKMGVQVTDEQLDRSIANIAAQNHMSLDQLRSRLAAEGVSFDTYRNQIRKDMMIADVRNSEVRRRVTVLPQEVDALAQQLASQGANGPEVNLSQILIPLPENPTQDQVDKAESLANRLVKEASQGADFGKLAITYSADPQALKGGQMGWGRPQELPSLFAERLANPQKGQIIGPIRSGVGFHILRVNDTRGGSQAVSVTEVHARHILLTTSVVMNDAQAKAKLEEVASQIRSGKLSFAAAAKQLSQDPGSANQGGDLGWASPDMYDPAFRDALMDLKKGEISAPVHSSFGWHLIQLLDTRRVDKTDAAQKDRAYRMLFNRKFAEEAQTWMQEKRAAAYVKILDGQN encoded by the coding sequence ATGAAGAACTGGAGAGCGCTTGTCCTGGGACTGGCACTGAGTGCCAATATGGCGTTTGCGGCCCCACAAGAGGTCAACAAGATCGCCGCCGTCGTCGACAACAGTGTGGTTCTGGAAAGTGATATCAATAGCCTGCTACAGTCCGTCAAACTGAACGCGCAAGAAGCCGGTCAGCAGTTGCCGGACGACGCCACGCTCCGTCACCAGATTCTGGAGCGTTTGATCATGGATAACATCATCATGCAGATGGCGCAAAAGATGGGTGTTCAGGTCACCGATGAGCAATTGGATCGCTCTATCGCCAATATTGCGGCGCAAAACCACATGAGCCTTGACCAGTTGCGCAGCCGCCTGGCCGCCGAAGGCGTCAGTTTCGATACTTACCGTAACCAGATCCGCAAAGACATGATGATCGCGGATGTGCGTAACAGTGAAGTGCGCCGCCGCGTCACCGTGCTACCGCAGGAAGTGGACGCGCTGGCTCAGCAGCTTGCCAGTCAGGGAGCAAACGGCCCCGAGGTTAATCTGAGCCAAATTTTGATCCCGCTGCCGGAAAATCCGACGCAAGATCAGGTCGATAAAGCAGAGAGTCTGGCCAACCGCCTGGTAAAAGAAGCCTCTCAGGGTGCTGATTTCGGCAAACTGGCCATCACCTACTCCGCCGATCCGCAGGCGCTGAAAGGTGGGCAGATGGGTTGGGGCCGTCCGCAAGAACTGCCGTCGCTGTTTGCCGAACGTCTGGCTAACCCACAGAAAGGACAGATCATCGGGCCAATTCGCTCTGGTGTGGGCTTCCATATTCTGCGTGTTAACGATACCCGTGGTGGCTCTCAAGCGGTATCAGTTACTGAAGTGCATGCCCGCCACATTCTGCTGACGACCTCGGTAGTGATGAACGACGCGCAAGCCAAAGCTAAACTCGAAGAGGTGGCAAGCCAAATCCGGAGTGGCAAACTGAGCTTCGCCGCCGCAGCCAAACAGTTATCTCAGGATCCGGGCTCGGCTAATCAGGGCGGCGACCTGGGATGGGCCTCGCCAGATATGTATGACCCGGCATTCCGCGATGCCTTGATGGACCTGAAAAAAGGCGAAATCAGCGCACCGGTTCACTCCTCTTTTGGCTGGCATTTGATCCAACTGCTGGATACCCGCCGGGTAGACAAGACTGACGCCGCTCAGAAGGATCGCGCTTATCGCATGCTGTTTAACCGTAAATTCGCCGAAGAAGCCCAAACCTGGATGCAGGAAAAACGCGCGGCGGCATACGTGAAAATCCTGGATGGTCAGAACTGA
- a CDS encoding threonine/serine exporter, giving the protein MVIELVWALIQDMVLAAVPAVGFAMVFNVPMRALPYCALLGALGHSVRFLMIRFGIPIELATFVASIMVGIIGIRWSRWFLAHPKVFTVAAVIPMFPGISAYTAMISVVQLSRYGYSEALMQTLITNFLKASFIVGALSIGLSLPGIWIYRKRPGV; this is encoded by the coding sequence ATGGTGATTGAACTGGTTTGGGCGTTAATTCAGGACATGGTGCTGGCGGCGGTGCCAGCGGTCGGGTTCGCTATGGTATTTAACGTACCGATGCGGGCGTTGCCGTATTGCGCGCTACTCGGCGCACTGGGGCATAGTGTGCGCTTTCTGATGATTCGCTTCGGTATTCCTATCGAGCTGGCGACCTTTGTGGCATCGATTATGGTGGGGATTATCGGCATTCGCTGGTCCCGCTGGTTTCTGGCTCACCCTAAAGTCTTTACCGTCGCAGCGGTGATCCCGATGTTCCCCGGGATTTCAGCCTATACGGCGATGATTTCGGTCGTGCAGCTTTCCCGGTATGGATACAGTGAAGCGTTAATGCAAACGCTGATCACCAACTTCCTGAAGGCCAGTTTTATCGTTGGGGCACTGTCTATCGGGCTGTCGTTACCGGGGATCTGGATTTATCGTAAACGTCCGGGAGTATAA